The window CAATTTCTAGGTAGTGGTCTGATTACATGTAAAATGCCATTCTtaatcctttcttccctccctcaatCCTTACTTCTTTCTGATAAGCCCAAGTCTAAGACCTAAGgagtcacatttctttttttttttaatttaatttatttattaattgaacacaaatttttttgacaaggtgttgtgcaaaaagggtacagttacatagtagggcagtgtgtacatttcttgtgatatcttacaccctgtttttctttcccttctctaggtcaggtagacatatatacaatatacaatgtatcaagaacatatacagtagccacatggccaagcccaagaaaattcacctagggctttaaatgtaatgtcgatattagacaatatgtcgacagtagtcttatatgaacgtacatacatagcttttgagctattgtattcccccgagaggtctattttttacctttatatgttgagtagttgtttggttttagttacatactgttgggtcgctcccccaatcctgtgggaaataccatttaacaagcagtttttggtttcaaagacctggtctctactgtctctccgtctccctttcttaacagtcatgtatcagggagatcatgccgctttgttttctgtgttctaggcttgtctcgctcaacattatttgttcgagttctgaccatttccctgcgaataacaatatttcaccattcctaatcgctatgtagtattccattgtgtaaaggtaccatattttttggatccattcatctgtggaggggcatctgtgttgtttccatattttggctattgtgaattgtgctgtgataaacatggaaatacaaatgtctttttgatatcctgggacttgctgtttaggatagatgcctaggagtggtatggctgggtcataggataggtctatattgagctttttgagaaacctccatactgttctccaaagtggttgtattaatttgcactcccaccaacaatggagaagggttcctctttccccgcaccccctccagcatttgttgttgcctgagttcagagtataggccattctaaccggagtgaggtggtatctcatttcctttactaccagggatgttgaacatttcctcatatgtttctttgccatttttatttcttctcttgtgaagtctctctttagctcctttgcccatttcctaattggtttattgggcttggaggggcttactttcttgagttctctgtagatgacagatattaggcctttgtctgttgctgtgctggtaaagatcctttcccatatggttggctgtctttctgttttggtggctatgtccttagctgtgcagaaactttttaatttgtagtagtcccatttgtcgagtctctcccctatttgttgtgcccctgggactatattcaggaagttccttcctgtgcctataagttctagcatctttcctactctgtccttcagtagtttcaaggattcaggtctgatattgaggtccttgatccattttgagttgatcttggtgcatggtgataggcttgggtctacttttgagttttctgcatatagctgcccagttctcccagcaccagtagttaaagaggctatgtttattccattgtatgtctttagctcctttgtcgaatatcagctgactgtaagagtgcggttttatttctggatcttcaattctaatccattggtcttcaggtctgtttttataccaataccaggctgtttttgttatgatggccctgtagtagagcttgaagtctggtattgtgatacctcctgcactgctttttttgcctagaattgctttggctattctaggtcttttgctgtaaggagtcacatttctactttTGCCCCTTCTGAGTTTTGGGGTTGAGGAGAACAACAGAGGTAGTGGAAGAACCTTGATAAACATAGTGGCTCTTAAAACTTCtctggccaggcatcagtggctcatgacggtaattctagctactcaggaggctgagagggaagCCTCACAGAATCCTTACTTATCCAAAATCgaaaacactcttttttttttttttttttttgagttttaataGGGATTTCATTAAGGTTAAATCTCTAGGAATGAGGGAATCCTAGTTTGAGGGCACAAAAGCCCACGAAGCCTCCTCAGATGTCATAGTGAACCACTGGTTCAGGTTCTTTGGTGGGATCACCGCCTCGTTCCAGGTACAGATTATTATAAGGATACTGCTTCGGCCCCACAGGCTGATAGCTGGGAAACAAGTCTCCAACCCAGAACATGAAAACCATGAAAGCCACGAAGCCAAAGAGCTGCTTACACATGCTATCCCAAGAAACAGATGTAGGGGACGTGTCCACTCGGTTCCTGTTATACATGTCTAGGTCCCAGTGCAGCGGTTCACCCCAGTTCGTCCTCAGGTCCATGTGGTCCCATTCATACCATGGATCCCTCTCATGCTGTGAGCGATCAGGGAGCTTCGGATAGTCACCATACCCCATGCCATCATCCGGGTACGGCTCGTAGTCTTCCACACGCATGTTATACTTCTTGGCGGCGGCGGCGCGTTCCTTGGGGGTCTTTGGATAGGGCCCCGGCAACATGTCTTTCGTCATGTGGAAGGCTGTCCGTGCTCCTAGCGGCACCACACTCCGGGCGGTCCTTTGCAGCCATTGGACCCCCAGGGCCCCTGCCCTCGCCGCCGCCATCTTCACCTTCTCCTCGAAAACACTCTTCATGTCAAAAATAAGATgtcgccaggcactggtggctcacaccagtaatcctagcaactcaggaccaaagagctgaggatcgcggtttttgaagtcatcccaagcaggaaagttagtgagacttttactaccaataaactatcaaaagccagaagtgtagagctgtggctcaaaaggcagtgctagtcttgagcacaaaagctcagggacagtgcccaggcccaacacaagcatatgcacatacacacaggtcATTTGCTTTAGGAtttgaaataaaacaaaccaaactcAGAAAGGCCCCTAGGAACATCCTTTGAAGCAGTGTGGGCTCAAAATAATTCTCTGAGTTGTGCAATACACAGGGCACAAAAAGGGCTGCTCTACATAGTAGCAAGTGGTCTACATAGTAGTAAGTGGTCTAACTCACAGAAGCAGTACAGGCTTCAGAGCTCACTGGAGAGATTGCTCTTTGACAGTAGTAAAAGGGAGGTGAGCTATATCTGCTCCCTTTCAATCAAGGTAGGTTCTGCCAGATAGAGGTCTTTATGGTGGCACTTTTGAACACAAGCCAACCAACAAAGCAGAAAAGatggttttatattttttgttttgttttgttttgtgccagtcctggggcttgaactcagggcctgagcatggtccctggcttctttttgctcaaggctagcactctaccactttagccacagcgccacttctggctttttctatacatatgtggtgctgaggaatcaaacccagggcttcatgtctacgaggcaagcactctaccacttggccataatcccagcccaagATGGTTTTAAAGTGGAAGTGGATGGTAAGCACCTAGCAAACCAGAGATAGCCCTAGGTGCCCTCCCACTGAAAAGTCCTCATCCTTAAGGGCCAGCAAGCAGTTAAGCACAGACATAAATATGTTGAGTTTGCAATGCTCTTCTAATAGCTGGCAGCATTTGATGATTAAAACCAAGTTTCAGAATTGAGGAGATAAACTTGACAACTGACTAGTGCTGAAGATTCTCCCACTGGAACACAGCAATCCCTGCCAGTCATCTTCCTCTGGAGGTGACTCACTGACAAGGGATGCCATTCAGTAAACAAATCAGCCACCACTCACCTGCTCACTGTAGAGAACCTGGACATTTTTGATGATGCGGCAGTGCTTCTGAAGAATAGCTACTGCCTGAGCCAGAGGCATTCCTGAAATAAAGTAAGGACACCAGGGTGGTTACTTGAGCTATCTATTTACTTATACATAAATGTCTACAGATATATGAGTAAACAAAAAGTCAATAAACAGCCAGgtcccagtggttcatgcctgtaaccctagctactaaagaggctgagatctgagtatcatgctttgaagctagccaaggcagcaaagacaaaaaacaaacaaaccaaaagcacCAAATCAAGCAAAGGCAGTTAAGCATGAACCAAAGACCAGGATGAGAAAATCACTAACTCTGTGACTTTGGAGACCAAGATTCTATTGCTCACTCTTCCTAAGTCCTAGGGCAGGTCCCTTCTCTTTCATTCTGTCTTCTATTACAGAAGTCATTAGTACATTTGTAAATTCAAAGTCACACATGTATTAGAGTcaattcattttacaaatgattttATCAGATTCTTATTTAAAAACTCATAAATATCTCTTAGTTTATAGAACACATGGCTCATTTTAAGCAGGTTTAcatatgctgtgtgtgtgcaccgccgccccccccctgcccccccgcctgtcctgggctagaactcagggactgggcactatacctgaacttttgtgctcaaggctagtgctctaccacatgagttgcagctccatctccagctttttggtggttaagtggagataataatctcaggaactttcctgcctgtaaccctcagatctcagcctcctgagtagctaagattacaggtgtgagccacctgtcaTCTGGCTATGCCTCCATTTTAAGCAATCCAAATCCCAATGACCTCTCAAACATTCCAGGGACTCTGAGATCATACAAATTTGTTTTCAGAGCCCACTGTATATTAAACAAGAGGACATCAACAGGCCCTAGACAACCTAAACATGGACTCAGTCAGTGTGTGTTATTCACTACTCTCTGAATCCCCAGCTCCCAGCTGACTACCTACCTAGTGGCAATAGATACTTACTCAATGTGGTAGAAATGGCTTGGGATTTTGGAATGTTGcacagaaataagaaaacaatctCAAAAGGAACTCCACAAAGCAGTTTACCTCTATAGAATATCAGCTGAAAATCTAGGAAGCAAGCACTTAGAGCAGGCAATCTGTTCCCTTTTAATCCTTAAAGCAGTAGACCCTGCCCCTCTGCTTGAATTGGCCAAGCTCAGGCTCACAACTTGATCATAATTGGCTAGAGGGTAGGATATATTTACATAAAGTGGCTATCAAAAGTCATTATATGGTAAACAGTACACAGAAGTAAACTCAAGACACACTGAAACCTGCAGCTATTTTATTGAACTATCTTAGGTGTGTCTTAATACATTTAGGAACAAACCATTTAAGATAAgaccttacatttcaaaaatcttCTCTAGCTCCAAAGCAAACTGATACCAACTGATATTGTCTTAGAAGAATAATCAACAAGAtcctagccactaggccatatctttAAAGCAACCCACGTTGACAGAAAACTTTCCCCACAAGTGCAAGTGGAAAGGATTGTAGGGTGGGTGacaagaaaaggggaagaaaaccaTTACTCTAGGACAGCAAGGAAGTTCATGTATTAGCTGAACAAACCTCCAAAGTAAGGGATGAGATGtacagggaagggaaaaaaagcctgGTGGCCCATCTACATTCAAATAATCTAGTTCCATTCTGATTTGAAGGAAACACTGATCTGTTGTGTTGTgtccctggagcttggactcaagggcctgattactgtccctgcttcttttagcactctaccacttgagccatagcgtatgtggtgcttaggaatcgaatccagggctttgtgtatgctaggcaagccctctatcactaggccacattcccagtcgaCACTgatcagtttgttttttttaagttaaaagggctggctttgaaccatgatcaggcctcagccttctgaacagctagtattatagctatgagccaccagtaccaggctttttttttcccttttgcccATACATCATACTAGAACTCCAGACTAGTTATACATTCCCTGAGTACAACATCTACCTTTCCCTAGCCCCCCCAGATCAGCTCAAGTTCATTCTCCCCTTTCTATAGTACTCTATGTATCTTACTacatttctaataaaataaactatatttCTTTGAATCTTCCTTACAAGTAGCTTCagctaataagaaaataaaactttttaaaaattcaaaatctaTTGTCTGAGCCAAGCCCACAAAGGTAAACACTGTCTTTAACAGACTGAGTCTGTGGAATAATGCAATCTCAATCTCCGAGACAGCTATTTTCTCCAGTGACTCTTCTTTTGGCAgtagtcttctttttcttttggtttatggtggtttgaactcaaggcctcacaacTTCTTAACTGAATCACATCCCAGCCTTTCTAAATACTAATTTCAAAAAAGGAATTGGGTGGGAGGAGAGCCAGGTAAAGGAATGGTAGGAAAGTGAGTTGTGTTGTATATGacaggaatctgctttgttcccATGACTCAATATGGCTCCCAAGGCTTGGCCCATGGACTACCCTTCCCCTTAGGATCTTCCTGGAAATTCACCTCATGATTAATCTAAAAGTGAAAGCCTGGttcccccccactccaccctccaGCCATAGGTGCcagaaaccccccccccaaaaaaaaatggagcaggGGAAGTGCTCAAACTATAGGTTCCAGGAGCCAGAACTGCACTATAAACTCAAGAAACTCTTTGAACCCTAGAGCtacctgtgaccctgcccctcaCCCATGACCCTACTTAagtccctccacccctgcccccagcacCCTCGTGTCTCCCACTCTCCTCAGGTCACACGGCATCCCTCTTCAACTTTCCATTAAAGTTGATCTGGTCGGTTAACTTTGCTTTCTGCTCTTTATTCTAATATCcttatgactcagtttcctaaccatatacatgtatagaaattgcacaatggggctggggatatggcctagtggcaagagagcttgcctcgtatacatgaggccctgggttcgattccccagcaccacatgtacagaaaacggccagaagtggcgctgtggctcaagtg is drawn from Perognathus longimembris pacificus isolate PPM17 chromosome 10, ASM2315922v1, whole genome shotgun sequence and contains these coding sequences:
- the LOC125358314 gene encoding NADH dehydrogenase [ubiquinone] 1 beta subcomplex subunit 8, mitochondrial-like, producing the protein MAAARAGALGVQWLQRTARSVVPLGARTAFHMTKDMLPGPYPKTPKERAAAAKKYNMRVEDYEPYPDDGMGYGDYPKLPDRSQHERDPWYEWDHMDLRTNWGEPLHWDLDMYNRNRVDTSPTSVSWDSMCKQLFGFVAFMVFMFWVGDLFPSYQPVGPKQYPYNNLYLERGGDPTKEPEPVVHYDI